From Meiothermus sp., a single genomic window includes:
- a CDS encoding WecB/TagA/CpsF family glycosyltransferase, whose protein sequence is MQDHIRRTNVLGVGISAINIPMALEILDAWIRQRHHTYVCVTGVHGVMESQADPELRKIHNQAGLVTPDGMPMVWLSRLAGHKHVDRVYGPDLMLAVCQASLQKGYRHFFYGGNEGVPELLRDKLQEKFPGLQVVGTYSPPFRPLTPEEDAAIVARINAARPDIVWVGLSTPKQERWMAAHLGKVQAPVMVGVGAAFDFHAGLKPQAPRWMQQSGMEWFFRMVTEPKRLARRYLHNNPRFVVAVLMQLLGLRRYHLDI, encoded by the coding sequence ATGCAAGACCATATCAGGCGTACCAATGTACTGGGGGTGGGTATCAGTGCCATCAATATTCCAATGGCGCTCGAGATCCTGGATGCCTGGATTAGGCAGCGCCACCACACCTACGTGTGCGTTACCGGGGTACATGGGGTGATGGAGAGCCAGGCCGACCCCGAACTGCGCAAAATACACAACCAAGCCGGCCTGGTTACGCCCGACGGCATGCCGATGGTCTGGCTCAGCCGCCTGGCCGGACACAAGCACGTAGATCGGGTGTATGGCCCCGATCTAATGCTGGCCGTTTGTCAGGCTTCTTTACAAAAGGGATACCGCCATTTCTTCTATGGGGGCAACGAAGGGGTGCCTGAACTGTTGCGCGATAAGCTACAGGAGAAGTTTCCGGGCTTGCAGGTAGTGGGTACCTACTCCCCTCCTTTCCGTCCCCTCACCCCCGAAGAAGACGCGGCCATTGTGGCCCGGATTAATGCAGCACGCCCCGACATTGTGTGGGTGGGCCTCAGTACCCCCAAGCAAGAGCGCTGGATGGCCGCTCACCTGGGCAAGGTGCAGGCCCCGGTCATGGTCGGGGTGGGGGCGGCCTTCGACTTTCACGCGGGCCTCAAGCCGCAAGCCCCGCGCTGGATGCAGCAGAGCGGGATGGAGTGGTTTTTCCGTATGGTTACCGAGCCCAAGCGGCTGGCCCGGCGCTACTTGCACAACAACCCCAGGTTTGTGGTGGCAGTGCTGATGCAGCTGCTGGGCCTGCGCCGCTATCACCTGGATATCTGA
- a CDS encoding NAD-dependent epimerase/dehydratase family protein: MKTALVCGAGGFIGGHLVKKLKAQGYWVRGVDLKHHEYAESPADEFVLGDLRDPRLVAQVIDRRFDEVYQLAADMGGAGFVFTGENDAAIMHNSAMINLNVLEELRHKGVGKVFYSSSACIYPEFNQLDPSKPVTAEDSAYPAMPDSEYGWEKLFSERLYFAYHRNYGLDVRVARFHNIFGIEGTWEGGREKAPAAMCRKVAEAPDGGVIEVWGSGNQTRSFLYVDECLEAVERFMNSDYIGPLNIGSEEMISINDLARMTIEISGKNLSIRNVPGPTGVQGRNSDNTRIRQILGWAPHRPLREGMERTYAWVAEQVAKKQKAREALAQ, translated from the coding sequence ATGAAGACAGCGCTTGTTTGTGGGGCAGGTGGATTTATCGGTGGGCATTTGGTCAAGAAGCTCAAGGCCCAGGGATACTGGGTGCGGGGGGTAGACCTCAAGCACCACGAGTACGCCGAAAGCCCGGCCGATGAGTTTGTACTGGGTGACCTGCGCGACCCGCGCCTAGTAGCCCAGGTGATTGACCGCAGGTTCGACGAGGTCTATCAGTTGGCCGCCGATATGGGAGGGGCCGGCTTTGTCTTTACCGGTGAGAACGACGCGGCCATTATGCACAACTCGGCCATGATCAACCTGAACGTTCTGGAGGAACTAAGGCACAAGGGGGTGGGTAAGGTCTTTTACTCCTCTTCGGCTTGCATCTATCCAGAGTTTAACCAGCTCGACCCCTCCAAGCCCGTTACCGCCGAAGACTCGGCCTACCCGGCCATGCCCGACAGCGAGTACGGCTGGGAAAAGCTCTTTAGCGAGCGGCTTTACTTTGCCTACCACCGCAACTACGGTCTGGATGTGCGGGTGGCGCGTTTTCACAACATATTTGGTATCGAGGGCACCTGGGAAGGCGGTCGGGAGAAGGCTCCGGCGGCCATGTGCCGTAAGGTGGCCGAAGCCCCCGACGGGGGGGTGATCGAGGTGTGGGGTAGCGGCAACCAGACCCGCTCTTTTCTGTATGTAGACGAATGCCTCGAGGCCGTCGAGCGCTTTATGAACAGCGACTACATCGGCCCCCTCAACATCGGCTCGGAAGAGATGATCAGCATCAACGACCTGGCCCGTATGACCATCGAGATTTCCGGCAAAAACCTTAGTATTCGCAATGTGCCCGGCCCTACCGGCGTACAGGGCCGTAACTCCGACAACACCCGCATCCGCCAAATCCTGGGCTGGGCTCCCCACCGCCCCCTGCGGGAGGGGATGGAGCGTACCTACGCCTGGGTTGCCGAGCAGGTTGCCAAGAAGCAAAAGGCCAGAGAGGCCTTGGCCCAGTAA
- a CDS encoding M23 family metallopeptidase: MTIHQATRVRWVLCGIFVIVLFSLAFAQKLRYIPTQPYLSGPGACNPAPAPRNPSEQSKWEEWPGYRERMVRLSTHLSGEPDAFLLMPVQGVRVRQVWDSFGALRPGGRLHEGQDIFARRGTPVYSATEGFVLRMAYGPVGGLQIFVLGAGQKRYYYAHLERFATGLREGDWVTPQTLLGYVGNTGIARGTPPHLHFGIYEGGRETCNYRALDPLPLLRDRNWQTLAGQ, encoded by the coding sequence ATGACCATCCATCAAGCTACTAGGGTGCGCTGGGTTCTCTGCGGCATCTTCGTTATCGTGTTGTTTTCGCTGGCTTTTGCGCAAAAACTGCGCTACATCCCCACCCAGCCCTATCTGAGCGGGCCGGGTGCGTGTAACCCCGCGCCGGCTCCCCGCAACCCCAGTGAACAGTCCAAGTGGGAAGAGTGGCCGGGTTACCGCGAGCGCATGGTCAGGCTAAGCACCCATCTTTCGGGTGAGCCCGATGCCTTTTTGCTGATGCCCGTGCAGGGGGTTCGGGTGCGGCAGGTTTGGGATAGCTTTGGCGCTTTGCGCCCGGGGGGCCGTCTCCACGAAGGGCAGGACATCTTTGCCCGGCGGGGCACCCCGGTCTATTCGGCTACCGAAGGCTTCGTGTTGCGGATGGCTTATGGCCCGGTGGGGGGCCTGCAAATCTTTGTGCTGGGAGCAGGTCAGAAGCGCTACTACTACGCCCACCTCGAGCGCTTTGCAACGGGCCTGCGGGAGGGGGACTGGGTGACGCCCCAAACCCTGCTGGGCTACGTGGGCAACACCGGCATCGCCCGGGGCACACCACCCCACCTGCACTTTGGCATCTACGAAGGCGGGCGCGAAACCTGCAACTACCGGGCCCTCGACCCCCTCCCACTGCTGCGTGACCGCAACTGGCAGACCCTGGCAGGGCAATAA
- a CDS encoding M23 family metallopeptidase — protein MNKALVLLLLLALSACAWPRSSPPNPGSEAPDKSPGTGWTRWDDYTRLLTQPPDSELLMPVRGVRVRQVADTFLAPRPGGRLHEGQDIFAPRGTPIYAATEGLVIRMGYGQLGGLYVMVLGPGGRRYYYAHLERYAEGLQEGDGVTSQTLLGYVGNTGNARTTPPHLHFGVYGSWWRQEDRVINPLPLLVNRNWQTLEALEENAGNP, from the coding sequence GTGAACAAAGCCCTGGTACTGTTGCTCCTACTTGCTCTGAGTGCCTGCGCATGGCCGCGCTCGAGCCCGCCCAATCCTGGGAGCGAAGCCCCTGACAAAAGCCCCGGAACCGGCTGGACGCGCTGGGATGACTACACCCGCCTGCTGACCCAGCCCCCCGATAGCGAGCTTCTGATGCCGGTGCGGGGGGTGCGGGTGCGCCAGGTGGCCGACACCTTTTTGGCGCCCCGCCCAGGTGGGCGCTTGCACGAAGGCCAGGACATCTTTGCCCCCCGGGGAACGCCCATCTACGCGGCCACCGAAGGCCTGGTCATTCGGATGGGTTATGGGCAGTTGGGTGGGCTTTACGTGATGGTTTTGGGGCCAGGGGGGCGGCGTTACTACTACGCTCATCTCGAGCGATATGCCGAGGGTCTGCAAGAAGGCGATGGGGTCACCTCCCAGACCCTGCTGGGGTATGTGGGCAACACCGGCAATGCCCGCACCACACCGCCGCATCTGCACTTTGGGGTATATGGGAGCTGGTGGCGACAGGAAGATCGGGTGATTAATCCTTTGCCTCTCCTGGTAAACCGCAACTGGCAAACCCTGGAGGCCCTCGAGGAGAATGCAGGCAACCCGTAG
- a CDS encoding MFS transporter: MNTTPSRPDKLPLARIAIYLTFFICGFVLAAWVSRIPAIKQNLGLHTGELGLVLLGAPVGLVLAMPLTGWLIARWGSRSVVTLAALSNCFSLPLLALAPSGWTLALALFVFGFTNAAMDISMNAQAVEAEKRYARPIMSSFHALFSLGGLIGAALGGAAAAAGMGPLPFFTWMAGVSVLGMLWASRHLFEVRPVSSGPRFVWPRGVLLGLGLIVFCTGLGEGAVADWSAVFMKQVIGSSEAVAALAFSAFSVAMVVGRLTGDALTHRFGPVALARGGGLLAAAGFIATLLATHPEVALLGFVMIGLGYCTLFPLAFSAAGRVPGVQPGVALASVATLGYLGFLAGPPLIGLVAHATSLRVSFALVAGLAVVITLLAGLLQPRTGQVGQR; the protein is encoded by the coding sequence GTGAATACGACGCCTTCCAGACCAGACAAGCTGCCCTTAGCCAGAATCGCCATCTACCTGACCTTCTTTATCTGCGGCTTCGTTCTGGCCGCCTGGGTTTCGCGCATCCCGGCCATCAAGCAAAACCTGGGCCTCCATACCGGCGAGCTGGGGTTGGTGTTGTTGGGCGCACCGGTGGGGCTGGTGCTGGCCATGCCCCTCACCGGCTGGCTGATTGCCCGCTGGGGCAGCCGCTCGGTGGTGACGCTGGCAGCTCTGAGCAACTGCTTTTCGCTGCCGCTCCTGGCCCTGGCTCCCAGCGGCTGGACGCTGGCCCTGGCACTGTTCGTGTTTGGCTTCACCAACGCAGCCATGGATATTTCGATGAACGCCCAGGCGGTGGAGGCCGAGAAGCGTTACGCAAGGCCCATCATGTCCAGCTTCCACGCGCTCTTTAGCCTGGGGGGCCTGATTGGGGCTGCCCTGGGTGGTGCAGCCGCCGCTGCGGGGATGGGGCCGCTCCCCTTTTTTACCTGGATGGCGGGGGTCTCGGTGCTGGGGATGCTCTGGGCTTCTCGGCATTTGTTTGAGGTTCGGCCTGTCTCGAGCGGGCCCCGCTTCGTCTGGCCCAGAGGCGTGCTTCTGGGCCTGGGTTTGATCGTGTTCTGCACCGGACTGGGCGAGGGTGCCGTGGCCGACTGGAGCGCGGTCTTCATGAAGCAAGTGATCGGCAGCAGCGAGGCGGTGGCGGCGCTGGCCTTCTCGGCATTCTCGGTAGCCATGGTGGTGGGGCGTCTGACCGGCGATGCCCTCACCCACCGCTTCGGCCCGGTAGCCCTGGCCAGAGGAGGAGGTTTATTGGCCGCTGCCGGCTTTATCGCTACCCTGCTGGCTACCCACCCAGAGGTCGCCCTGCTGGGCTTTGTGATGATTGGGCTGGGCTACTGTACTTTGTTCCCGCTGGCTTTTAGCGCAGCCGGGCGTGTACCGGGGGTGCAACCCGGCGTTGCTCTGGCCTCGGTAGCGACCTTGGGCTACCTGGGCTTTCTGGCCGGGCCCCCGCTTATCGGGCTGGTTGCCCACGCCACCTCGCTGCGGGTGTCGTTTGCCCTGGTAGCGGGGCTGGCCGTGGTGATTACCCTGCTGGCGGGGCTGCTGCAGCCTAGAACTGGTCAAGTCGGCCAACGGTGA
- a CDS encoding cupin domain-containing protein, with protein sequence MHSAQFWIEHLGLEPHPEGGFYRQTYIASEAIAEPHLPHRYKGHRSFSTAIYFLLEYPDFSAFHRLKSDEIWHFYTGSSLSLWLISPLGKLSCINLGPDPSRGHGFQGVVPAGYWFAANLDAPQTFALVGCTMAPGFDFADFELAQQAELIRQFPQHRDLIERLTR encoded by the coding sequence ATGCACAGTGCGCAATTCTGGATAGAACATTTGGGGCTAGAGCCGCACCCAGAGGGGGGGTTCTACCGTCAAACCTACATTGCTAGCGAGGCCATCGCCGAGCCTCACCTGCCCCATCGCTACAAGGGCCACAGATCCTTTTCTACTGCCATTTACTTTCTATTGGAATACCCGGATTTTTCGGCCTTTCATCGGCTCAAGAGCGACGAGATATGGCACTTCTACACCGGCAGTTCACTCTCCTTGTGGCTCATCTCGCCACTGGGGAAGCTCTCCTGTATCAATCTAGGCCCAGACCCCAGCCGGGGCCACGGTTTCCAGGGGGTTGTTCCTGCCGGTTACTGGTTTGCGGCCAACCTAGATGCACCCCAGACCTTTGCCCTGGTAGGCTGCACCATGGCCCCGGGCTTCGATTTTGCCGATTTTGAGCTGGCCCAACAAGCGGAGCTCATCCGGCAATTCCCCCAGCACCGTGACCTGATCGAGAGGCTAACCAGGTGA
- a CDS encoding metal-binding protein, with protein MPSGRVHEVINIGVLGLASAVYWVYQNEVDVSQPVAVAFVGGFLVGTFLITPDLDLAEQQVRAKGRWGWLGWFWVPYGWMFAHRGLSHTWVVGPLTRLLYLGAMGVVLYWIMAAVAGYLGLELDWQAQLKAPPQEILWALGLGYYASQWLHLLADGIWPDSGSLLRSSKRRR; from the coding sequence GTGCCTTCGGGTCGTGTTCACGAAGTTATCAATATCGGTGTGCTGGGACTGGCCTCTGCTGTTTACTGGGTCTACCAAAACGAAGTGGACGTTTCCCAACCGGTTGCGGTGGCTTTTGTGGGGGGCTTCCTGGTTGGAACCTTCCTGATCACCCCCGACCTGGATCTGGCCGAGCAGCAAGTGCGGGCCAAAGGGCGCTGGGGCTGGCTGGGCTGGTTCTGGGTTCCCTACGGCTGGATGTTTGCTCACCGGGGTCTTTCGCATACCTGGGTGGTGGGGCCGCTGACGCGCTTGTTGTATCTGGGCGCAATGGGAGTGGTTTTGTACTGGATCATGGCGGCGGTTGCCGGCTACCTGGGCCTCGAGCTCGATTGGCAAGCCCAGCTCAAAGCACCGCCCCAGGAAATTTTGTGGGCGCTGGGACTGGGGTATTATGCCTCCCAGTGGCTACACCTGCTCGCCGATGGCATCTGGCCGGATTCAGGCAGCTTGCTGCGCTCGAGCAAACGCCGCCGTTAG
- a CDS encoding TetR/AcrR family transcriptional regulator — protein sequence MTVEARTAPKREVILEATIRVLRDRGLSGLKVEEVAREAEVGKGTVYLYFQDKQDLLKALVEHHTFAYYQKVEEVVNRSASFRDRLAEVLRLRVAWVEEWRGLWAAVAREAHPADTTGWLRGMHEHYQRLLEKLVQDGKARGEVRAELDTSLTAASIAALACNPQLEFPREAYLEHLLGVLLKGVAL from the coding sequence GTGACCGTGGAGGCTCGGACTGCCCCCAAACGCGAAGTAATCCTCGAGGCAACCATCCGAGTCCTAAGAGACCGGGGGTTGTCGGGCCTAAAAGTCGAGGAAGTAGCCCGGGAGGCCGAAGTCGGCAAAGGCACGGTTTATCTTTATTTCCAAGATAAACAAGACCTGTTGAAGGCGCTGGTGGAGCACCATACCTTTGCCTACTACCAGAAAGTAGAAGAGGTGGTGAACCGGAGTGCTTCCTTCCGTGACCGACTGGCCGAGGTGCTGCGGCTTCGGGTTGCCTGGGTGGAGGAGTGGCGGGGTTTGTGGGCAGCGGTTGCGCGGGAAGCCCATCCTGCGGATACCACCGGCTGGCTCAGGGGCATGCACGAGCACTACCAGCGCCTGTTGGAAAAGCTTGTGCAGGACGGCAAAGCCAGGGGTGAGGTGCGCGCCGAACTGGATACCAGCCTGACCGCTGCCAGCATTGCAGCCTTGGCCTGCAACCCGCAGCTCGAGTTTCCACGGGAAGCCTACCTCGAGCACTTGCTTGGGGTGCTGTTGAAAGGAGTGGCGTTGTGA
- a CDS encoding CarD family transcriptional regulator yields MSEYRPGDKVVLPPYGVGVVAGIAQRSVAGSDKSYYQVDFPGTRSKAYVPVEAPQTTRLRRALSPDQVNEILALLREGRLPLPRQWAARHRKTTEILADGDPFRIATLAGQLRAWELEKGLPDLDRQALRRAMHLLAEEISQVMEIGLDEARKLFEETVGESLN; encoded by the coding sequence GTGAGCGAATACCGTCCAGGAGATAAGGTTGTGTTGCCGCCGTATGGCGTAGGTGTGGTGGCGGGGATCGCCCAGCGTTCGGTTGCTGGCTCGGACAAAAGCTACTATCAGGTCGACTTTCCCGGAACCCGTTCCAAGGCCTATGTGCCGGTAGAAGCCCCACAAACCACCCGACTGCGTCGGGCCTTGTCGCCGGATCAGGTGAACGAAATTCTGGCCCTGCTGCGTGAAGGCCGCCTGCCCTTGCCCCGGCAGTGGGCAGCCCGCCACCGCAAGACCACCGAGATCCTGGCCGATGGCGACCCCTTCCGCATCGCCACCCTGGCCGGTCAGCTTAGGGCCTGGGAACTCGAGAAAGGCCTGCCTGACCTCGATCGCCAGGCCCTGCGCCGAGCCATGCATCTTCTGGCCGAGGAAATTTCCCAGGTTATGGAAATTGGTCTCGACGAGGCCCGCAAGCTGTTCGAAGAAACCGTGGGTGAAAGCCTCAACTAA
- a CDS encoding anhydro-N-acetylmuramic acid kinase, protein MRVLGLMSGTSVDAVDLLLCDLEGRPPKLTWRVLQHKEAPFPALLRAEIIRTLKSQASTREVARLHHAMGRFYADAAAEYKGQVDLVASHGQTVWHEPPQATLQLGEPAYLAEALEVPVVSDFRPSDMALGGEAAPLVPYPDLLLYGEAGVNRAIHNIGGISNLTYLPADLNPENVRAFDTGPGNALLDEAASRLGLRQDTGGAIAASGKPDHLLLERWLSHPYFARKPPKSTGRELWNLEMLDEDASLPPADLLATLTLFTAHSIARAYQEFVLPWGLDEIWVAGGGAYNSTLMQHLKALLPVPVYTFEQKGQNSKHREALCFAVLGYLRYLELPNVLKQTTGARRNAIAGKITLPSQ, encoded by the coding sequence ATGCGTGTTTTGGGCTTGATGTCGGGCACTTCGGTGGATGCGGTGGATTTGCTGCTTTGCGATTTGGAGGGGCGGCCTCCCAAGCTCACCTGGCGGGTGCTGCAACACAAAGAAGCCCCCTTTCCAGCCCTGTTGCGGGCAGAGATTATCCGTACCCTCAAATCCCAGGCCTCTACCCGCGAGGTGGCCCGGTTGCATCATGCTATGGGCCGTTTTTATGCCGACGCTGCGGCTGAATATAAAGGTCAGGTGGATCTGGTCGCTTCTCACGGGCAGACCGTCTGGCACGAGCCGCCTCAGGCTACCTTGCAGCTTGGCGAGCCCGCCTATCTTGCCGAGGCGCTGGAAGTGCCGGTGGTGTCCGATTTTCGTCCTTCGGACATGGCCTTGGGTGGGGAGGCTGCTCCCCTTGTGCCCTACCCCGATCTACTGCTCTATGGCGAGGCAGGCGTGAATCGCGCTATTCACAACATCGGGGGTATCTCCAACCTAACCTACCTACCCGCCGACCTGAACCCTGAAAATGTCCGGGCTTTTGATACCGGCCCGGGCAATGCCTTGTTGGACGAAGCCGCAAGCCGGCTGGGTTTGAGACAGGATACCGGTGGAGCTATAGCGGCTTCAGGCAAGCCAGACCACTTGTTGCTCGAGCGCTGGCTCAGCCACCCCTACTTTGCGCGTAAGCCTCCCAAATCCACCGGCCGTGAGCTGTGGAACCTAGAAATGCTGGACGAGGACGCCTCCCTGCCCCCCGCCGACTTGCTTGCGACCCTGACCCTGTTCACGGCCCATTCCATTGCCCGGGCCTACCAGGAGTTTGTGCTCCCGTGGGGGCTGGACGAAATCTGGGTGGCGGGTGGGGGGGCCTACAACAGCACCCTTATGCAGCACCTCAAGGCACTGTTGCCGGTACCGGTGTATACCTTTGAGCAAAAAGGCCAGAACTCCAAGCACCGCGAAGCGCTTTGTTTTGCCGTACTGGGCTACCTTCGCTACCTCGAGCTGCCCAATGTCCTCAAACAGACTACCGGCGCGCGCAGGAATGCCATTGCCGGAAAAATCACGCTACCCTCGCAATGA
- a CDS encoding DNA cytosine methyltransferase: protein MRGRNVFLLVVIVLMAVFAWRNWAVFSEEKPLSLIFTQVNAPFGIVMLAIMAVLVVIYFLYTVGLETAALLEVKKYARELLSTRKLADEAEASRFSELKKWLEGELESLKAQSPAGLEAKLQQVVERIDRVEHELREDIEKAGNTLAAYIGELEDQLTGQDKHPPPPR, encoded by the coding sequence ATGCGGGGTCGAAATGTTTTTCTGCTGGTCGTAATCGTCTTGATGGCGGTTTTTGCCTGGCGCAACTGGGCGGTTTTTAGTGAGGAGAAGCCGCTTTCGTTGATATTTACCCAGGTAAATGCGCCTTTTGGCATCGTGATGCTTGCCATCATGGCGGTGTTGGTAGTGATCTATTTTCTGTACACGGTGGGGCTCGAGACCGCTGCTTTACTCGAGGTCAAGAAGTACGCCCGCGAGCTGCTTTCTACCCGCAAACTGGCCGACGAGGCCGAGGCCAGTCGCTTCTCCGAACTCAAAAAGTGGCTCGAGGGAGAACTCGAGAGCCTCAAAGCCCAGAGCCCGGCGGGGCTCGAGGCCAAGCTACAACAGGTAGTCGAGCGGATTGACCGGGTAGAACACGAGCTACGCGAGGACATCGAAAAAGCCGGCAACACCCTAGCGGCTTATATTGGCGAGCTCGAGGATCAGCTCACCGGCCAGGACAAGCACCCGCCTCCCCCACGTTGA
- a CDS encoding ABC transporter ATP-binding protein — translation MILLQDLSKRYGPFVALEGLNLEVRPGETLALLGPNGAGKSTTIKALVGLLRPSRGRALVNGVDVWKDPVRAKAQFGYVPDRPYLYGKLSGLELLRFAAGVYRLPRDRAEARIEELLVQFRLDRFASSLIETYSHGMRQKLSLALSLLHAPPALILDEPMVGLDPHATRLVKNLLQDYSKNGRAVLYATHQLHLAEQVADRVALVHRGRLLALGSPQELLHQHGSFDLEEFFLRLTEDTAEPMLP, via the coding sequence ATGATCCTGCTGCAAGACCTGAGCAAGCGGTATGGCCCGTTTGTGGCCCTGGAGGGCCTGAACCTCGAGGTGCGCCCCGGCGAAACCCTGGCCCTACTAGGGCCCAACGGGGCTGGCAAAAGCACCACCATCAAGGCCCTGGTGGGGTTGCTGCGACCCAGCCGGGGCCGGGCACTGGTAAACGGGGTGGATGTCTGGAAAGACCCGGTGCGGGCCAAAGCCCAGTTTGGCTATGTACCCGACCGGCCCTACCTGTACGGCAAGCTGTCGGGCCTCGAGCTCCTGCGCTTTGCCGCCGGGGTCTACCGGCTCCCCAGGGATCGGGCCGAGGCCCGCATCGAGGAACTCCTGGTGCAGTTTCGTCTGGATCGCTTTGCTTCTTCCCTCATCGAAACCTACTCCCACGGCATGCGGCAAAAGCTCTCGCTGGCCCTGAGTCTGCTGCACGCGCCCCCGGCGCTCATCCTGGACGAGCCAATGGTAGGGCTCGACCCGCATGCCACCCGGCTGGTCAAAAACCTTCTGCAAGACTACTCCAAGAACGGGCGGGCGGTGCTGTACGCCACCCACCAGCTCCATCTGGCCGAACAGGTCGCCGACCGGGTAGCCCTGGTACACCGGGGCCGTCTGCTAGCCTTGGGCTCTCCCCAAGAACTCCTGCACCAGCACGGCTCTTTCGATCTGGAAGAGTTCTTTTTGCGGCTTACCGAGGACACCGCGGAGCCGATGCTGCCCTAG
- a CDS encoding S41 family peptidase, producing the protein MKRRAWLIVAGGILAALVYAQLAGGAVEAFNRNPYGQALVQTYQLIQNQYLTRLEADKLNRVLEGGIRGMLGALDDEFTSYSPPQRASLRNQDVQGEFFGIGATLAPNENGGGARVQGVIRGLPAFNAGIKAGDIIVEVNGQDVTKLDLNEIVAQIRGPQNTKVTIGVRRDGTNALLRFEMIRQRVEIISVSKTILPGNVGYVALETFGNVRVIEQLNAALNEMKQRGVQKLVFDLRDNGGGLLDQGCQVARAFIREGPIVYTRTRTETRLYCEANGQVTWSGPMVVLINGNSASASEIVAGAIQDTGRAKVIGETSFGKGVGQNVIDLANGGDLTLVTFEWLTPKRRGINKEGIKPDIEVKDTRFEVPVAFEGAGAKPGENVTLTIGGQSFTTKADAQGKFSFSQPRPAVNLPAERGQAEVDLNKDAILRRALEELR; encoded by the coding sequence ATGAAGCGTAGAGCCTGGTTAATTGTGGCGGGCGGCATTCTAGCCGCCCTGGTCTATGCCCAGCTTGCGGGGGGGGCAGTCGAGGCCTTTAACCGTAACCCCTATGGACAAGCCCTGGTGCAAACCTACCAACTCATCCAGAACCAGTATTTGACCCGCCTCGAGGCCGATAAGCTCAATCGCGTGCTGGAGGGCGGCATTCGGGGCATGCTGGGGGCTTTGGACGATGAGTTTACCAGCTACTCGCCCCCTCAGCGGGCCAGCCTACGCAACCAGGACGTGCAGGGTGAATTTTTTGGCATTGGCGCCACCCTTGCGCCCAACGAGAATGGCGGCGGCGCGCGGGTACAAGGGGTCATCCGGGGGCTGCCGGCCTTCAATGCGGGCATCAAGGCCGGCGATATCATCGTCGAGGTCAACGGTCAGGATGTCACCAAGCTCGACCTGAACGAAATTGTGGCCCAGATCCGGGGGCCCCAGAACACCAAGGTCACCATCGGCGTCCGCCGCGACGGTACCAACGCCCTCCTTCGCTTCGAGATGATCCGGCAGCGGGTGGAAATTATCTCGGTTTCCAAGACCATCCTGCCGGGCAATGTGGGGTATGTGGCCCTCGAGACCTTCGGCAATGTGCGGGTGATTGAACAACTAAATGCCGCTCTGAACGAGATGAAACAGCGCGGGGTACAAAAGCTGGTCTTCGACCTGCGCGACAACGGGGGCGGCCTGCTGGATCAGGGCTGCCAGGTAGCGCGGGCCTTCATCCGTGAAGGACCCATTGTGTATACCCGCACCCGCACCGAGACCCGGCTCTACTGCGAGGCCAACGGCCAGGTCACCTGGAGCGGCCCCATGGTGGTGCTGATCAACGGCAACTCGGCCTCGGCCTCGGAGATCGTGGCGGGCGCCATACAGGACACCGGACGGGCCAAGGTAATCGGCGAAACCTCTTTCGGCAAGGGCGTGGGGCAGAACGTAATTGACCTAGCCAACGGCGGCGACCTGACCCTGGTCACCTTCGAATGGCTCACCCCTAAGCGCCGGGGCATCAACAAGGAGGGCATCAAGCCCGATATCGAGGTCAAGGACACCCGCTTTGAAGTACCGGTGGCCTTCGAGGGCGCCGGAGCTAAGCCGGGCGAGAACGTAACCCTCACCATCGGCGGCCAGAGCTTTACGACCAAGGCCGACGCCCAGGGCAAGTTCAGCTTCAGCCAGCCCCGCCCTGCGGTGAACCTGCCCGCTGAGCGCGGCCAGGCCGAGGTAGATCTGAACAAAGATGCCATCCTGCGACGGGCCTTAGAAGAACTAAGGTAA